GGCGGCCGGTGACCGGGGTTTCCGGGCAGTGGAGCAACAGCGCAAGGCAGCGACATCTGACGCCGCTACCCAGTTCCGTGAGCACGTTGTCCCGGAGCTGGATGTCCTCCTGCGTGTCGCTCAGCGCATGACCGGTCGCACGGCGGATGCCGAGGATCTCGTCCAGGAGACGCTCATCCGCGCGTACCGGGCGGTGGACCGCTTCGACGGTCGGTACCCGCGCGCGTGGCTGCTCACGATCCTGCGCAACACCTGGAAGAACATGAACCGGCGGGCCCGCCTCCCGATGGTCAACGACGAGCACGCATTGGCCAACGCGCCTGGCCTCGGAGCGGATGGGCGCAACGCCCCCGAGGAGTTCGTCATGGACAGCACGCTGGGTGTGGAGCTGACCGAGGGGCTG
This portion of the Egibacteraceae bacterium genome encodes:
- a CDS encoding sigma-70 family RNA polymerase sigma factor — translated: MEQQRKAATSDAATQFREHVVPELDVLLRVAQRMTGRTADAEDLVQETLIRAYRAVDRFDGRYPRAWLLTILRNTWKNMNRRARLPMVNDEHALANAPGLGADGRNAPEEFVMDSTLGVELTEGLQKLPGTFRQVVLLVDVDGLTYEETAGVLGIPAGTVMSRLHRARRRLRKHLEQAGITPNGTVR